Genomic window (Nitrospirae bacterium YQR-1):
CACTTTTTTGTCAAAAGGGTGTTTTGATAACTTTGGAGTACAGGCATATTGCCAAAACACATTTAAAGATATAGCAAGAAGAATAACTTTATAAGCTGCCGAGTAAATACCTACGCTTCTGTCGTTTGTCAAAAAGGCAAGCATTACAGCATCTATATTGTAATAAATCAAAGCCATAAGATGAATCAAAATCACCGGATAAGACTCTTTAAACAGTTTTTTTGAAAAATTAAAATCAAAAACTAATCTTGTTACTAAATTATCCCTTTTAACAAAGTACAAGGACAGTGGGGTAACTATAAGCGGTGAAATTGTAAAAATCCATGCAACAGTTAAAAAGTTTTCAGCGCCTTTTACAAATATAAAAAGTAAAATAACTATAAAAAGCGCTCTTAGGCTTTGCAAGGCTGATATTATATACATTTTTTCAAGACCCTGAAAAAACCAGTCCAGTTGCAGGATGTTTATCATCAAAACAATGCCATAGATTATAATGAAAGACTTTGTCTCAAGTGGTTTATTAATTAAGACCACGGTAAAAAGCAATAATAAAAAAGAGACTACAGAAAAAATCACTTTTAAAACCAAAATATTTGCCAACAGTTTTCCTGATGCAACATCCCCCTTTGCTGCATCTCGTGCCCCTGTTATGT
Coding sequences:
- a CDS encoding flippase yields the protein MKPVVKNYSVLVIGELLSRGLYYIAFIYMARLISVEGLGILSFTQSLVSYFALLATFGLDITGARDAAKGDVASGKLLANILVLKVIFSVVSFLLLLFTVVLINKPLETKSFIIIYGIVLMINILQLDWFFQGLEKMYIISALQSLRALFIVILLFIFVKGAENFLTVAWIFTISPLIVTPLSLYFVKRDNLVTRLVFDFNFSKKLFKESYPVILIHLMALIYYNIDAVMLAFLTNDRSVGIYSAAYKVILLAISLNVFWQYACTPKLSKHPFDKKVFLEYALTNILIGFFFSVAVYIWSKEIILFLYGESYIQSVEILRVLSIVPFSSALAGTFANTLTLWNLQRLQLIATSAGAVSNVALNFLLIPQYSLNGAAIATIAAELLVFFLSFLFLYNRLFKL